A genomic region of Candidatus Krumholzibacteriota bacterium contains the following coding sequences:
- a CDS encoding sodium:alanine symporter family protein: MRGAGGCVVSAVKNTIDFVYGYVWEFPDAFPYFIVLLLGTGIFLTFRMRFIQLRKVLHSLAVIAGYYDNPEDAGEINHFQALTSALSATIGIGNIAGVATAIHYGGPGALFWMWVTAILGTASKFVECTLSTHFRKVNEEGVVSGGPMYYIEKGLGPRWKPLAVAFAACAVASSFGSGNSVQAFTVADSFRSDFGIPTWITGAVMATLVALVVIGGIRRIGMVTSRLVPFMSVVYFLGAVTVLFLNAPLVPKAVSTIFHGAFTPSAGIGGFFGSTFMFTLIWGIKRGIFSNEAGQGSAPIAHAAARTKEPVREGLVAMLGPYIDTLLICTLTGLVIVTVGVWKNKKPEFVLFDEQSAISVMHGEGRVRINGEIDGQDAYVGEFAVEGGVPRGVVFVRNDSPVDDPAVYADGARFTGTAVVDENGTILFREPDGSPLPGDGMELQGSMLQNGSPLTAWAFQVGLAPLGGWGNYIVTIAVFLFGISTAISWSYYGDRSVEYLFGERAIMPYRVLFCIVHFLGAIFSLEIVWAFGDTALGLMAIPNLVAILALSGVVRRLTVDYFSRPQKRYRATLFRGHGGNR; this comes from the coding sequence ATGCGGGGGGCGGGAGGTTGTGTCGTGAGCGCGGTGAAGAACACGATCGATTTCGTGTACGGCTACGTCTGGGAGTTCCCCGACGCCTTCCCCTACTTCATCGTCCTGCTTCTCGGCACGGGGATCTTTCTCACCTTCCGCATGCGCTTCATCCAGCTGCGGAAGGTCTTGCACAGCCTCGCCGTGATCGCCGGGTACTACGACAATCCCGAGGACGCCGGCGAGATCAACCATTTCCAGGCCCTCACCTCGGCCCTGTCGGCGACGATCGGTATCGGCAACATCGCCGGCGTCGCCACGGCGATCCACTACGGCGGCCCCGGCGCGCTCTTCTGGATGTGGGTGACCGCAATCCTCGGGACGGCCTCGAAATTCGTCGAGTGCACGTTGAGCACGCATTTCCGCAAGGTCAACGAGGAGGGCGTCGTCTCGGGCGGTCCGATGTACTACATCGAGAAGGGGCTCGGCCCCCGGTGGAAACCCCTCGCCGTCGCCTTCGCCGCCTGCGCCGTCGCCTCGTCCTTCGGCAGCGGCAACAGCGTGCAGGCCTTCACCGTGGCCGACTCCTTCCGGAGCGACTTCGGCATCCCGACGTGGATCACCGGGGCGGTCATGGCCACGCTCGTCGCCCTCGTCGTCATCGGCGGGATCAGGCGGATCGGCATGGTGACGAGCCGGCTCGTCCCCTTCATGTCCGTCGTCTACTTCCTCGGGGCCGTCACGGTCCTCTTCCTCAACGCCCCCCTCGTGCCGAAGGCGGTCTCGACGATCTTCCACGGCGCCTTTACCCCCTCGGCGGGGATCGGGGGATTCTTCGGATCGACCTTCATGTTCACGCTGATCTGGGGGATCAAACGCGGGATATTCTCGAACGAGGCCGGGCAGGGGAGCGCCCCGATCGCCCACGCGGCGGCACGGACGAAGGAACCCGTCCGGGAGGGGCTCGTCGCGATGCTCGGGCCCTATATCGACACGCTGCTGATCTGCACCCTCACCGGGCTCGTCATCGTCACCGTCGGCGTGTGGAAGAACAAGAAGCCGGAGTTCGTCCTCTTCGACGAGCAGTCGGCGATCTCGGTGATGCACGGGGAGGGACGCGTCCGCATCAACGGCGAGATAGACGGCCAGGACGCGTACGTGGGCGAATTCGCCGTGGAGGGCGGCGTGCCGCGTGGCGTCGTCTTCGTGCGGAACGACAGCCCCGTCGACGATCCGGCCGTCTACGCGGACGGCGCCCGGTTCACCGGCACGGCCGTCGTCGACGAAAACGGGACGATCCTCTTCCGCGAACCCGACGGCTCGCCGCTTCCCGGGGACGGGATGGAACTCCAGGGCTCGATGCTGCAGAACGGCTCGCCCCTGACCGCCTGGGCCTTCCAGGTGGGCCTCGCCCCGCTCGGGGGGTGGGGCAACTACATCGTGACGATCGCCGTCTTCCTCTTCGGCATCTCGACGGCGATTTCCTGGTCGTACTACGGCGACCGCAGTGTCGAGTATCTCTTCGGCGAACGGGCGATCATGCCCTACCGCGTCCTCTTCTGCATCGTCCACTTCCTCGGCGCGATCTTCTCCCTGGAAATCGTCTGGGCCTTCGGCGACACGGCGCTCGGACTCATGGCGATTCCCAACCTCGTCGCCATCCTCGCCCTCAGCGGGGTCGTCCGCCGACTGACGGTCGACTATTTCTCCCGTCCGCAGAAACGCTACCGCGCCACCCTGT
- a CDS encoding sodium-dependent transporter, with amino-acid sequence MERGTDRGQWSSKLGFILAAAGSAIGLGNIWRFPYVTGQNGGAAFLVIYLACVLLLGLPVMIAELTLGRYSRRNPVGAIESIRAGSAWKIVGYLGVITGLCIFSYYGVIAGFTLGYIFKTLVGNLTPYAEFASNPLVNFPLFAAFIVITVLVVQGGVREGIERWSRILMPLLLVMLVLLIVRSITLPGAEKGLTFYLKPDFGKVDGRMILEALGQAFFSLSLGMGCMITYGSYLSKKDNIVTSGLSVAFFDTLIAVMAGLLIFPALFAMGKSPDEGTGLVFNVLPGIFSSLPAGNIIGALFFLLLSIAALTSTISLLEVVTAWFVDERGWLRKRAVWITALLAFLLGIPSALSTGMVARLGDLPLLHMDFFSLMGLVFGTISLAVGALLISIFFGWIWKMDNAAAEIASGCPWFGRWKGLFGIMLKFVCPACILVLLLFKLFGGE; translated from the coding sequence ATCGAACGGGGCACCGACCGCGGCCAGTGGAGTTCGAAGCTCGGCTTCATACTCGCCGCTGCGGGATCGGCGATCGGTCTCGGCAACATCTGGCGATTCCCCTACGTCACGGGACAGAACGGGGGCGCCGCCTTCCTCGTCATCTACCTCGCGTGCGTCCTGCTGCTCGGACTGCCCGTCATGATCGCCGAGCTGACGCTCGGCCGCTACAGCAGGCGGAACCCCGTCGGCGCGATCGAGTCGATCCGCGCGGGAAGCGCGTGGAAGATCGTCGGCTATCTCGGGGTCATCACGGGACTCTGCATCTTCTCGTACTACGGCGTGATCGCCGGCTTCACCCTGGGATACATCTTCAAGACCCTCGTGGGCAATCTCACCCCCTACGCCGAGTTCGCCTCGAATCCGCTCGTCAACTTCCCCCTCTTCGCCGCCTTCATCGTCATCACCGTCCTCGTGGTGCAGGGAGGCGTCCGCGAGGGGATCGAGCGGTGGTCGCGCATCCTGATGCCGCTCCTCCTCGTCATGCTCGTCCTGCTCATCGTCCGCTCGATCACCCTCCCCGGCGCGGAGAAGGGGCTCACATTCTACCTGAAGCCCGATTTCGGGAAGGTCGACGGCCGGATGATCCTCGAGGCGCTCGGCCAGGCCTTCTTCTCGCTCTCGCTCGGCATGGGGTGCATGATCACCTACGGCTCCTACCTGTCGAAAAAGGACAACATCGTCACATCCGGACTGTCGGTCGCCTTCTTCGACACGCTGATCGCCGTGATGGCCGGGCTCCTCATCTTCCCCGCCCTCTTCGCGATGGGAAAGAGCCCCGACGAGGGCACCGGGCTCGTCTTCAACGTCCTGCCGGGAATCTTCTCGAGTTTGCCGGCGGGGAACATCATCGGCGCGCTCTTCTTTCTCCTCCTTTCGATCGCCGCGCTCACCTCGACGATCTCGCTTCTCGAGGTGGTCACGGCCTGGTTCGTGGACGAGCGCGGCTGGCTGCGGAAGCGGGCGGTCTGGATCACGGCGCTGCTCGCCTTCCTCCTCGGGATCCCCTCGGCCCTCTCGACGGGCATGGTCGCCCGGCTCGGGGATCTCCCCCTGCTGCACATGGATTTCTTCAGCCTCATGGGCCTCGTCTTCGGTACGATCTCCCTGGCGGTGGGCGCGCTTCTCATATCCATCTTCTTCGGCTGGATCTGGAAGATGGACAACGCCGCCGCGGAGATCGCCTCCGGATGCCCGTGGTTCGGCCGGTGGAAGGGGCTGTTCGGAATCATGCTGAAGTTCGTCTGTCCCGCGTGCATCCTCGTGCTCCTGCTCTTCAAGCTCTTCGGCGGCGAGTAG
- a CDS encoding DMT family transporter: MPDSSRSCPWSPAVTRGMLVLLFVIWSNAFTAIRHLREIFPPMQLVLARFLPVAIFCLGWLLLDGRRRRESVRLLRTAPLRVAMMGIFGVAGYNVFLYIGQGEIKPGAAALLTTLSPLFTVLLAVPLLREKVPFRRIVGVVVAFTGLYVVVRWGRVGRGMIVGIGDAEAIYALITALAPLSWSLYTIAGKDLLRRWSPLTVTYLSTIIGTLPFLVFADRAFFATIAGMGWTHWLALGHLAVLSTIVGFHIWNTALQSLPATSVASFIYLNPPLAALFGWAIFGEEITLVFLLGSAVVLAGLWLTQQRARRVSPTR; encoded by the coding sequence ATGCCCGATAGTTCCCGATCGTGCCCCTGGTCGCCGGCCGTGACGCGGGGAATGCTGGTTCTCCTCTTCGTCATCTGGTCGAACGCCTTCACGGCCATCCGGCATCTGCGCGAGATCTTCCCGCCGATGCAGCTCGTCCTCGCGCGTTTTCTCCCCGTGGCGATCTTCTGTCTCGGCTGGCTGCTTCTCGACGGCCGGCGGCGGCGCGAGAGCGTCCGCCTGCTTCGCACCGCGCCACTGCGCGTCGCGATGATGGGCATCTTCGGGGTGGCCGGCTACAACGTGTTCCTCTATATCGGCCAGGGCGAGATAAAGCCGGGGGCTGCGGCGCTTCTCACCACCCTCTCCCCCCTCTTCACGGTCCTGCTCGCCGTGCCCCTGCTCCGGGAGAAGGTGCCCTTCCGCCGGATCGTCGGCGTCGTGGTGGCCTTCACCGGCCTCTATGTCGTCGTCAGGTGGGGCCGCGTCGGACGCGGCATGATCGTGGGGATCGGCGACGCCGAGGCAATCTACGCCCTCATCACCGCCCTCGCGCCCCTGAGCTGGTCGCTCTACACGATCGCCGGCAAGGACCTCCTGCGCCGGTGGTCGCCGCTGACCGTCACCTATCTCTCGACGATCATCGGGACCCTTCCCTTCCTCGTCTTCGCCGACCGGGCCTTCTTCGCGACGATCGCCGGCATGGGCTGGACCCACTGGCTCGCCCTCGGCCACCTCGCAGTCCTCTCGACGATCGTGGGATTCCACATCTGGAACACGGCCCTGCAGTCTCTCCCGGCGACGTCGGTCGCCTCCTTCATCTATCTCAACCCGCCGCTCGCGGCCCTCTTCGGATGGGCGATCTTCGGCGAGGAGATCACCCTCGTCTTCCTGCTCGGCAGCGCCGTCGTCCTCGCCGGTCTCTGGCTGACACAGCAGCGCGCCCGGCGGGTTTCCCCGACACGATAA
- a CDS encoding L-lysine 6-transaminase, which produces MKGSTIAPAAVHESLGRHMLVDGYPFVLDIEKSHGTWLCDARTGKEYLDFFTYFASCPLGHNHPKLAEPGFRATLASIAATKVSNSDLYTTYMAEFVDTFARVAVPEGLGNLFFISGGALAVENALKAAFDWKVRKNRARGAKKETGQKVIHFREAFHGRTGYTMSLTNTDPTKTDLFPKFDWPRIDNPKIVFPLEAHLAETVEAEKKAIAQIMAAIAKDGDDIAAMIIEPIQGEGGDNHFRPEFFAELRRIADEHEIILIFDEVQTGVCMTGKMWCHQNFGVQPDILAFGKKTQVCGIMASERLNEVDSVFKVSSRINSTWGGNLVDMYRAKRIFEIIEEENLVDNCVAMGKHFQDRLHGIQEKHPDLVSNARGMGLFCAFDLPDSHCRDTFVTRAIERGMIVLKCGPRTVRFRPPINVTAAEIDRAAGILEEVCALQAEAMCEGDDSGAVHTE; this is translated from the coding sequence ATGAAAGGCTCCACGATCGCTCCCGCCGCCGTCCACGAATCCCTGGGCCGGCACATGCTGGTCGACGGGTACCCCTTCGTTCTCGATATCGAGAAGAGTCACGGGACCTGGCTCTGCGACGCCCGGACGGGCAAGGAGTATCTCGACTTCTTCACCTATTTCGCCTCGTGTCCCCTCGGCCACAACCACCCGAAGCTGGCCGAGCCCGGGTTCCGCGCGACCCTCGCGTCGATCGCCGCCACGAAGGTCTCGAACTCCGATCTCTACACGACCTACATGGCCGAGTTCGTCGATACCTTCGCACGCGTCGCCGTTCCCGAGGGGCTCGGCAATCTCTTCTTCATCTCCGGCGGCGCCCTCGCCGTCGAGAACGCGCTCAAGGCGGCCTTCGACTGGAAGGTCAGGAAGAACCGCGCGCGCGGCGCGAAGAAGGAGACGGGTCAGAAGGTCATCCATTTCCGGGAAGCCTTCCATGGACGCACCGGCTACACGATGTCGCTGACCAACACCGATCCGACCAAGACCGATCTCTTCCCGAAGTTCGACTGGCCGCGCATCGACAATCCCAAGATCGTCTTCCCGCTCGAGGCGCATCTCGCCGAGACGGTCGAGGCGGAGAAGAAGGCGATCGCGCAGATCATGGCCGCGATCGCGAAGGACGGCGACGACATCGCCGCGATGATCATCGAGCCGATCCAGGGCGAGGGCGGCGACAACCATTTCCGTCCCGAGTTCTTCGCCGAGCTGAGGCGCATCGCCGACGAGCACGAGATCATCCTCATCTTCGACGAGGTCCAGACCGGCGTCTGCATGACCGGGAAGATGTGGTGCCACCAGAACTTCGGCGTGCAGCCGGATATCCTGGCCTTCGGCAAGAAGACCCAGGTCTGCGGAATCATGGCGAGCGAGCGGCTCAACGAGGTCGACAGCGTCTTCAAGGTCTCGAGCCGGATCAACTCCACGTGGGGGGGGAACCTCGTCGACATGTACCGGGCGAAGCGCATCTTCGAGATCATCGAGGAGGAGAACCTCGTCGACAACTGCGTGGCGATGGGAAAGCATTTCCAGGATCGCCTGCACGGGATCCAGGAGAAACACCCCGACCTCGTCTCCAACGCGCGGGGCATGGGACTCTTCTGCGCCTTCGACCTGCCCGATTCGCACTGCCGCGACACCTTCGTGACGCGCGCCATCGAGCGCGGCATGATCGTTCTCAAGTGCGGTCCGCGGACGGTCCGGTTCCGTCCGCCGATCAACGTCACCGCCGCCGAGATCGACCGGGCGGCCGGGATCCTCGAAGAGGTCTGCGCCCTGCAGGCGGAGGCGATGTGCGAGGGTGACGATTCCGGGGCGGTCCACACCGAGTAG
- a CDS encoding zinc ribbon domain-containing protein, translating to MPTYHYECEKCGHEFEIDQGINDEPRKRCPACRGKVHRVIYPVGHILKGSGFYRTDYRSDDYRKAEKADTKKPSPPSCDKCDKACGS from the coding sequence ATGCCGACATACCACTACGAATGCGAGAAATGCGGTCACGAGTTCGAGATCGACCAGGGGATCAACGACGAGCCGCGCAAACGCTGCCCGGCGTGCCGGGGCAAGGTGCACCGTGTGATCTACCCGGTCGGCCACATCCTCAAGGGGAGCGGATTCTACCGCACCGACTACCGCAGCGACGATTACCGGAAAGCCGAGAAGGCCGATACGAAGAAGCCCTCGCCGCCCTCCTGCGACAAGTGCGACAAGGCCTGCGGTTCCTGA
- a CDS encoding methyltransferase domain-containing protein — MPDTEIVVDPARLVIRRPLPDPPINDRQAEYADRQEQYTRDIGRYRREVEMFLRLVDFRPGMRILEIGGGVGYTSFELAALGGHLVDIDICPGNPEFVRGFAAANRLDVASLRGDTCALPFGDGHFDAVYSKDTFEHVWDVDLALTEQARVLRPGGRIVIVVGNLLNPRTFGEQFFGKFVRTRGREGGPRWLFTKSRNIENFGIGWYGRDEDFKTARWWKRRLRRHPGLEVCELTTTRAFNFPERPLYRLLRHYVGAHVIALVKR; from the coding sequence ATGCCCGATACCGAGATTGTTGTCGATCCCGCCCGGCTCGTCATCAGGCGGCCGCTGCCCGATCCGCCGATCAACGACCGGCAGGCTGAGTACGCCGACCGCCAGGAGCAGTACACGCGGGACATCGGCCGCTACCGCCGCGAGGTGGAGATGTTTCTCCGTCTCGTCGACTTCCGCCCGGGAATGCGCATACTCGAGATCGGCGGCGGCGTCGGATACACCTCCTTCGAGCTCGCCGCACTCGGCGGCCACCTCGTCGACATCGACATCTGCCCGGGCAACCCCGAGTTCGTCAGGGGGTTCGCCGCGGCGAACCGGCTCGACGTGGCGTCGCTGCGCGGCGATACCTGCGCCCTCCCGTTCGGCGACGGGCACTTCGACGCCGTCTATTCCAAGGACACCTTCGAGCACGTCTGGGACGTCGACCTCGCTCTCACCGAGCAGGCGCGGGTGCTCCGCCCCGGCGGCCGCATCGTCATCGTCGTGGGAAACCTGCTCAACCCGCGCACCTTCGGCGAACAGTTCTTCGGCAAGTTCGTCCGCACGCGCGGCCGCGAGGGAGGGCCGCGCTGGCTCTTCACCAAGAGCCGCAATATCGAGAATTTCGGGATCGGCTGGTACGGAAGGGACGAGGATTTCAAGACCGCGCGCTGGTGGAAACGGCGCCTCCGCCGTCATCCCGGCCTCGAGGTTTGCGAGCTGACGACGACCCGCGCCTTCAACTTCCCCGAACGGCCTCTCTACCGTCTTCTCCGCCACTACGTCGGCGCCCACGTCATCGCCCTCGTCAAGCGGTGA
- a CDS encoding immune inhibitor A has translation MKRIAVVILLAATITAALRCDAETTTLARVRLSRDLSPADLAAAGVETIASYPDGRLDVAVTDEQLAWLRNRTFHVRILARPSLAAAAALDANLGLYHTVAETEAALDSLAAAYPALTRIDTLGWSVEGRPIRAIKISDDAAIDEDEPEVLLMGCHHARELMSVEVPLLLAGHLLGRYGESPAIAGLVDGREIWIVPIVNPDGHVYVEQNHAGDWWTWWRKNRRDNGDGTFGIDLNRNYSYRWGYDDIGSSGSTGSSLYRGPAPFSEPETRAVRDFCAGREFSVALSYHSYGELIIYPWGYDAVYTDDHDLFSILADTLRRGNGYAPGCTAEDILYPTNGDTDDWAYGETAEKGRFFSFTVELNSFEEGGFAPPEGLIGPTFDAVLELNLALIRRAGEPRGVLGPRPPAIEPVTPLAAPSYLVSWKRSAAKDPNPAVRWDVWEIAGLGGVEDSCEAGDVLWEPDGFVQTDEWGYALPGSWYSGRGNDLASRLEMRTIYPLWLGDTLRCMLWYDIEDYYDFFYLEASLDDGLTWETVPGNLTTDADPFGANRGEGITGSSEGWVEALFLLDRLGVLLGDAALRLRFSYHTDSSISGQGVYLDLVSPVADCESFALAATAVPDTFLVVTPVRTGTFHYLARGIDAEGHAGRRSRLAGTEVDRTTPADLPSAASAFPPNRPNPFNPSTIFRYVVGAADAPGGLAAVRLELYDAAGRRIATIDEGPRAPGSYAVRWDGTNASGRRAASGVYFARLLVGGRRFARKAVLLR, from the coding sequence GTGAAACGCATCGCCGTCGTGATCCTGCTCGCCGCGACGATCACCGCCGCCCTCCGCTGCGACGCCGAAACGACGACCCTCGCGCGCGTCAGGCTGTCGCGCGATCTCTCCCCCGCCGACCTCGCCGCCGCCGGCGTCGAGACGATCGCCTCCTACCCGGACGGCCGGCTCGACGTCGCCGTCACCGACGAGCAGCTCGCGTGGCTCCGCAACCGGACCTTCCACGTGCGGATACTCGCCCGGCCGTCTCTCGCGGCGGCGGCCGCCCTCGACGCGAACCTCGGCCTCTACCACACGGTGGCCGAGACGGAGGCGGCTCTCGATTCGCTCGCCGCCGCCTACCCCGCCCTGACGCGGATCGACACGCTCGGCTGGAGCGTCGAGGGCCGGCCGATCCGGGCGATCAAGATCTCGGACGACGCCGCGATCGACGAGGACGAGCCCGAGGTGCTGCTCATGGGCTGCCATCACGCCCGCGAGCTCATGTCGGTCGAGGTGCCGCTCCTGCTCGCCGGCCACCTGCTCGGCCGCTACGGCGAGAGCCCGGCGATCGCCGGGCTCGTCGACGGCCGGGAGATCTGGATCGTGCCGATCGTCAATCCCGACGGGCACGTCTATGTCGAGCAGAACCACGCCGGGGACTGGTGGACGTGGTGGCGAAAGAACCGCCGCGACAACGGGGACGGCACCTTCGGCATCGATCTCAACCGCAACTATTCGTATCGCTGGGGGTACGACGACATCGGCTCGTCCGGATCGACGGGCAGCAGCCTCTACCGCGGCCCCGCCCCCTTCAGCGAGCCGGAGACGCGGGCCGTCCGGGACTTCTGCGCCGGCCGCGAGTTCTCCGTCGCGCTCTCGTACCATTCCTACGGCGAGCTGATCATCTATCCGTGGGGATACGACGCCGTCTACACCGACGATCACGATCTCTTCTCGATTCTCGCCGACACGCTCCGACGCGGCAACGGGTACGCGCCCGGCTGCACGGCGGAGGACATCCTCTACCCGACGAACGGCGACACCGACGACTGGGCCTACGGCGAGACGGCGGAAAAGGGCCGCTTCTTCTCCTTCACCGTCGAGCTGAACTCCTTCGAGGAGGGCGGGTTCGCTCCTCCCGAGGGGTTGATCGGACCCACCTTCGACGCCGTGCTCGAACTCAATCTCGCGCTCATCCGCCGCGCCGGCGAACCGCGCGGCGTCCTCGGGCCGCGCCCACCGGCGATCGAGCCGGTGACGCCGCTCGCCGCGCCGAGCTATCTCGTCTCCTGGAAACGGAGCGCCGCGAAAGATCCGAACCCCGCCGTCCGCTGGGACGTGTGGGAGATCGCCGGCCTCGGCGGCGTCGAGGATTCCTGCGAGGCGGGAGACGTCCTCTGGGAGCCGGACGGCTTCGTCCAGACCGACGAGTGGGGGTACGCCCTGCCGGGGAGCTGGTATTCGGGGCGGGGAAACGATCTGGCGTCGCGTCTCGAGATGCGAACGATCTATCCTCTCTGGCTCGGCGACACCTTGCGGTGCATGCTCTGGTACGACATCGAGGACTACTACGACTTCTTCTACCTCGAGGCGAGCCTCGACGACGGCCTCACCTGGGAGACGGTTCCCGGCAATCTCACCACCGACGCCGATCCCTTCGGCGCCAACCGCGGTGAGGGGATCACCGGATCCTCGGAGGGGTGGGTCGAAGCCCTGTTTTTGCTCGACCGCCTCGGCGTCCTCCTCGGCGACGCGGCGCTCAGGCTGCGCTTCTCCTACCACACCGATTCGTCGATCAGCGGGCAGGGCGTCTACCTGGATCTCGTCTCGCCCGTCGCCGACTGCGAGTCGTTCGCGCTCGCGGCGACGGCCGTCCCCGACACCTTTCTCGTCGTCACGCCCGTGCGGACGGGAACGTTCCACTACCTCGCGCGGGGGATCGACGCCGAGGGGCACGCCGGCCGGCGGAGCCGCCTCGCCGGGACAGAAGTGGACCGAACGACGCCGGCGGATCTTCCTTCGGCGGCGTCGGCGTTCCCGCCGAACCGGCCGAACCCGTTCAATCCCTCGACAATCTTCCGATACGTCGTCGGGGCCGCGGACGCCCCGGGCGGACTGGCGGCGGTGCGCCTCGAACTCTACGACGCGGCCGGACGCCGGATCGCGACGATCGACGAGGGGCCACGGGCGCCGGGAAGCTACGCCGTCCGGTGGGACGGGACGAACGCCTCCGGTCGGCGGGCGGCGAGCGGCGTCTACTTCGCGCGGCTGCTGGTCGGAGGCCGCCGATTCGCGCGCAAGGCGGTGCTGCTCCGCTGA
- a CDS encoding aminopeptidase, protein MDKLHSAAKRAVVNSLKLKKGERFLIVTDRQKMKIAEAMAYWAKTVGAETTTYLMTETLRPIDEPTELFKTMIRRIDAMVYMLEGRPEEKPFRYFMVGAGGRYGRICMMPGITSDMMERLVNVDFRKMDALTKKVIRTIKDCPEVHVTNAKGTDITFSVKGRKWMNDNGDISKKGMHGNLPAGECYTCPVESTFTGRIVIGLIDDKLGRGVLTFEKGELVDFSGRGVTEIMKSIGRDKTGRMIGEFGIGTNRGAKICRNMLEAEKAFGTVHFAIGDSYGLGKNKSKWHFDGLVEKVTLVAGRKTLIRNGKFLVT, encoded by the coding sequence ATGGACAAGCTGCACAGCGCCGCGAAACGCGCGGTCGTGAATTCGCTGAAGCTGAAGAAGGGCGAGCGGTTCCTCATCGTCACCGATCGGCAGAAGATGAAGATCGCCGAGGCGATGGCGTACTGGGCGAAGACTGTCGGCGCGGAGACGACGACCTACCTCATGACGGAGACCCTGCGGCCCATCGACGAGCCCACCGAGCTCTTCAAGACGATGATCCGCAGGATCGACGCCATGGTCTACATGCTCGAGGGCCGTCCCGAGGAGAAGCCCTTCCGCTACTTCATGGTCGGCGCCGGCGGCCGGTATGGCCGGATCTGCATGATGCCGGGGATCACGTCCGACATGATGGAGCGCCTCGTGAACGTCGACTTCCGGAAGATGGACGCCCTCACGAAGAAGGTCATCCGGACGATCAAGGACTGCCCCGAGGTGCACGTCACGAACGCGAAGGGGACCGACATCACCTTCAGCGTCAAGGGCCGGAAGTGGATGAACGACAACGGTGACATCAGCAAGAAGGGGATGCACGGCAACCTCCCCGCCGGGGAGTGCTACACGTGTCCCGTGGAGAGCACCTTCACCGGCAGGATCGTCATCGGCCTCATCGACGACAAGCTCGGCAGGGGCGTGCTCACCTTCGAGAAGGGGGAGCTGGTCGATTTCTCAGGGCGCGGCGTGACGGAGATCATGAAGTCGATCGGCCGCGACAAGACCGGCCGCATGATCGGCGAGTTCGGGATCGGCACCAACCGGGGGGCGAAGATCTGCAGGAACATGCTCGAGGCCGAGAAGGCCTTCGGCACGGTGCACTTCGCCATCGGCGATTCCTACGGCCTGGGAAAGAACAAGAGCAAGTGGCACTTCGACGGGCTCGTCGAGAAGGTCACACTCGTCGCCGGGCGCAAGACCCTCATCAGGAACGGCAAGTTCCTCGTTACGTAG